In a genomic window of Epinephelus lanceolatus isolate andai-2023 chromosome 3, ASM4190304v1, whole genome shotgun sequence:
- the LOC117255517 gene encoding axin-2-like yields the protein MSRALTEHISSSFREDAPRPPVPGEEGEASCYNPSRSAKMRAQSKVKDTPAAAAPPGSTPRRNEDGLGEPEGSASPDSPLVRWTKSLHFLLGDQDGAHLFRTFLERENCVDTLDFWFACNGFRQMDLKDTKTLRVAKVIFKRYIENNSIVAKQLKPATKIFIRDSIKKQQIDSAMFDQAQTEIQSNMEENAYQMFLTSDIYLEYVRTGCENAAYMNHGSLGSLKLMCGYLPPLMEEEEWSCNDLKAKTLGSVVGLSAKTLRATATIRTAAEVLENSCRSHRRGDPASPYFVNSGYIFAPATSANDSEISSDATTDDSMSMTDSSVDGIPPYKLGTKKQLQREIHRSVKINGQITLPHFPRTHRLPKEMTPVEPSAFAAQLISRLEKLKREQDTMSSLEERLQQIQEEEEREESGDLTSSTSLHHPLLPSGSQCEEDPQAILDEHLSRVLKTPGCQSPGVVRHSPRSRSPDRTGAMVSSGHGPFFGAYPGATKVLMTGRQSTKHIHHHYIHHHHAAPKTKEQIEAEAAQRVQCLCPPGGANYSDFTHARCSTLSRRPVKSTDEGVSSPHLPLDATDRSQNVWQWILESERQGKHKPHSTQGLKKSNPLDSKTLPGRTHSSWGGGGIGSGAHLRGHHPGHPFIQDPAMPPLPPPNTLAQLEEACRRLEEVSKPPKQRHSTTASSLQRDRSHPAAAFPTGGSPLASPGLQADESKELVVTYFFCGEEIPYRSMMKTHCLTLGHFKEQLSKKGNYRYYFKKASDEFECGAVFEEVWEDASVLPMYEGKILGKVERMD from the exons ATGAGCAGGGCGCTTACGGAGCACATCAGCAGTAGCTTCCGAGAAGATGCTCCTCGTCCTCCGGTAccgggggaggagggagaggcgTCATGCTACAACCCCAGCAGATCTGCCAAAATGAGAGCCCAAAGTAAGGTTAAAGATACCCCCGCCGCCGCCGCACCTCCCGGCTCCACACCGCGGAGGAACGAGGATGGACTCGGGGAGCCAGAGGGCAGCGCGTCACCGGACTCGCCTCTAGTCCGGTGGACAAAGTCTCTGCATTTTCTCCTGGGCGACCAAGACGGCGCTCACCTCTTTAGGACCTTTTTGGAGCGGGAGAATTGCGTGGACACTTTGGACTTTTGGTTCGCCTGCAACGGCTTCAGGCAAATGGACTTAAAGGATACCAAAACGTTGCGAGTTGCCAAAGTTATTTTCAAGCGGTACATCGAGAACAATAGCATCGTAGCCAAGCAGCTGAAACCCGCCACCAAGATCTTCATAAGGGATAGTATTAAGAAACAACAAATAGACTCTGCCATGTTTGACCAGGCACAGACGGAAATTCAGTCCAACATGGAAGAGAATGCATACCAGATGTTTTTGACCTCTGACATATACCTCGAATACGTGCGCACCGGCTGCGAAAACGCGGCGTACATGAACCACGGCAGCCTCGGGAGCCTCAAGCTGATGTGTGGATACCTTCCTCCTCtcatggaggaagaggagtggaGTTGTAATGACCTGAAGGCAAAAACGTTAGGGTCTGTGGTCGGACTCTCTGCGAAAACCCTGAGGGCTACTGCTACCATCCGGACAGCAGCTGAAGTGCTGGAGAATAGTTGCAG GTCCCACCGTCGAGGAGACCCTGCCAGCCCCTACTTTGTCAACTCTGGCTACATTTTTGCCCCTGCCACCAGTGCCAATGACAGCGAGATCTCCAGCGATGCCACAACAGATGATTCCATGTCCATGACAGACAGTAGCGT agatgGAATCCCTCCGTATAAGCTGGGCACTAAGAAGCAACTCCAGCGAGAGATACATCGCAGTGTCAAGATCAATGGCCAGATAACGCTACCCCACTTTCCT AGGACACATCGGCTGCCTAAGGAGATGACCCCTGTTGAGCCCTCAGCCTTTGCTGCCCAGCTTATATCCCGGCTAGAGAAGCTGAAGCGAGAGCAGGACACCATGAGCTCATTGGAGGAGAGGCTGCAGCAGATCCAGGAG GAGGAGGAACGGGAGGAGAGTGGTGACCTTACCAGCAGCACCTCTCTTCATCACCCCCTGCTCCCCTCTGGCAGCCAATGCGAGGAAGACCCTCAGGCTATCCTGGACGAGCACTTGTCCCGTGTCCTGAAGACACCTGGCTGCCAGTCACCGGGTGTGGTTAGACACTCGCCGCGATCGCGATCCCCAGACAGGACAGGTGCTATGGTTTCCTCAGGCCACGGGCCCTTCTTTGGTGCTTATCCTGGGGCCACCAAAGTTCTGATGACAGGCAGGCAGTCCACAAAGCACATCCACCACCACTACATTCACCATCACCATGCTGCGCCCAAGACCAAGGAGCAGATTGAGGCTGAAGCGGCTCAGCGCGTGCAGTGCCTCTGCCCTCCAGGGGGCGCCAATTATTCTGACTTCACCCATGC TCGCTGCAGCACTTTGTCCAGACGACCAGTCAAGAGCACAGATGAGGGCGTGTCTTCCCCGCACCTTCCCCTAGACGCCACCGACCGCTCTCAGAATGTTTGGCAGTGGATCCTAGAGAGTGAGAGGCAGGGCAAGCACAAGCCACATAG CACTCAAGGCCTAAAGAAGTCCAACCCACTTGACTCCAAGACTCTACCTGGTCGGACCCACTCCTCTTGGGGCGGAGGCGGCATTGGCAGCGGGGCTCACCTCCGTGGCCACCACCCAGGACACCCGTTCATCCAGGACCCAGCGATGCCACCCCTGCCCCCACCCAACACCCTAGCACAGCTAGAGGAGGCCTGTCGCAGACTAGAAGAGGTCTCCAAGCCACCAAAACAAAG GCATTCAACAACAGCCAGCAGCCTTCAGAGAGACAGGAGCCATCCAGCAGCTGCCTTCCCCACTGGAGGCAGTCCGCTAGCCAGCCCTGGACTCCAAGCAGACGA GTCTAAGGAGCTAGTGGTCACCTACTTCTTCTGTGGGGAGGAAATTCCTTATCGCAGCATGATGAAGACCCACTGCCTCACCCTCGGACACTTCAAGGAACAGCTCAGCAAGAAAGGCAACTACCG GTACTACTTCAAGAAAGCCAGTGATGAGTTCGAGTGTGGTGCTGTGTTCGAGGAGGTATGGGAGGATGCCTCTGTGTTACCCATGTATGAGGGCAAGATCTTGGGCAAGGTGGAGAGGATGGACTAA